A segment of the Methanomassiliicoccaceae archaeon DOK genome:
ATGCGCTCCTCGATCGTGCCCGCCTTCATCTCGTTGGGCTTCCCGTCGAAGACGAACGACGGCTCGATGCCCGCCTCTATGAGGTTGGCGGTGCGGTACAGTATCCCCGAGAGATGGGACGTGACGCGGCCCTGGGAGTCCTGGAGGGGCTTCCCGTCCGGTTGCCTAATGATTGAAAGGAACTGGAAAATCGTGTTGTACGCGTCAATGGCGACGCTCTTGCCGCGGAGGTACTCCAGGTCGATCTCCGTGGCCTCGGTGATGGGTGAAAGGTTTACTCCCATGGCGCATCACCCGCGGTTGGGCCCGAACCCCTTCCACTCGGTCACGGTGGGCCCCATGTCGTCGAGCCTGAACAGCGACGAACCGGCCACGAGGACGGAAGCGCCGGCTGAAACGCATGTCCTGCCGGTGACCGTGTTTATGCCGCCGTCGACGGAGATCTCGAGGGACGGGTTGTTGCGGTTCGCCCACTCCCTTATCGATGCGATCTTGGGGACACAGTCCTCTATGAAGGACTGCCCTCCGAACCCCGGGTGGACGGTCATGACCAGCGCGATGTCCGCATCCTCCAGGAACGGGAGGACGTCCTCCACAGGCGTCTCCGGGTTGAGCGAGATGCCGACCCTGAGGCCCTTCCTGTCAATCTTCCGCATGGCGGCGTGGACGTCCCCCGTGGCCTCGCAGTGCACGGTGATGCTGTCGCATCCCGCCGCGGCGAAGTCGTCTATGTAGCGGACGGGGTCCTGGATCATGAGGTGGGCGTCGAACGGGATGTCCGAGCATTTCCTGATGGCCTTTATCACAGGTGCGCCGAAGGTTATGTTCGGGACGAACATCCCGTCCATCACGTCGAGGTGGGCCCAGTCGGCCCCGGCTTTCTCAACACGGACGAGCTCCTCCCCGAGCCTGGAGAAGTCTGCGGAGAGCATGGACGGCGATACCTTGGTCATCGGCGCCCGCATTGATGTGCTGGGTAGATAATCATGATGGACGCCAGGGAGCG
Coding sequences within it:
- the rpe gene encoding ribulose-phosphate 3-epimerase is translated as MTKVSPSMLSADFSRLGEELVRVEKAGADWAHLDVMDGMFVPNITFGAPVIKAIRKCSDIPFDAHLMIQDPVRYIDDFAAAGCDSITVHCEATGDVHAAMRKIDRKGLRVGISLNPETPVEDVLPFLEDADIALVMTVHPGFGGQSFIEDCVPKIASIREWANRNNPSLEISVDGGINTVTGRTCVSAGASVLVAGSSLFRLDDMGPTVTEWKGFGPNRG